One window of the Primulina eburnea isolate SZY01 chromosome 18, ASM2296580v1, whole genome shotgun sequence genome contains the following:
- the LOC140819092 gene encoding uncharacterized protein has translation MTVNGLTYSTFKDSAQMRGLLQQDDYVKQCLEEARSVRMPSSLRRLFVSILVFCQPTIVRELWDEFHPSMCEDYGREIPSSNLIINKLLLEIRRLLHQYKKKLDDFDLPSISVDFLEETPLPKIIEDELSYQISDDDLLSIERLNAQQRIAFDTIIESIMHSQSKLFFIDGPGGTGKTFLYRSMLAHLRKMGKIIIAVATSGIAATLLQGGRTAHSRFQIPLRPTASSLCKIKKQTELAELIRRASAIVWDEAPMANRYAFESVSKSFQDIMENQIAFGGKTMVFGGDFRQVLPVVKRGTKAEQIAASISRSTFWHRVKIIHLQQNMRSAQDIEFSQFLLRIGDGLQQTVNHDFIKLPDSIIIPWEGEQSIQMLIDSVFPNMTNHVNDENYMVNRAIITPKNVDVDNINQMLILKFPGQEKEYTSWDSVED, from the coding sequence ATGACTGTGAATGGGTTAACATATTCAACATTTAAGGATTCTGCTCAAATGAGAGGACTTCTCCAACAGGATGATTATGTAAAACAATGTCTGGAAGAAGCACGCTCTGTTAGAATGCCATCTTCATTGAGAAGGTTATTTGTATCCATACTGGTGTTCTGTCAACCAACAATAGTTCGAGAACTCTGGGACGAATTCCACCCTAGCATGTGTGAAGATTATGGTAGAGAAATACCATCAAGTAACTTAATCATCAATAAGTTATTGCTTGAGATACGAAGGTTGTTGCATCAGTACAAAAAAAAACTTGATGATTTTGATTTGCCATCAATAAGTGTTGATTTTTTAGAAGAAACACCGCTACCAAAAATAATTGAGGATGAACtttcttatcagatttctgatGATGATTTGCTATCTATTGAACGTTTGAATGCTCAACAAAGGATTGCGTTTGACACCATCATAGAAAGTATTATGCATAGCCAATCAAAGCTTTTCTTCATTGATGGTCCTGGAGGTACTGGTAAGACTTTTCTATACCGTTCAATGTTGGCACATCTAAGAAAAATGGGTAAAATTATTATTGCGGTTGCAACATCTGGGATAGCTGCGACATTGTTGCAAGGTGGAAGAACCGCACATTCACGTTTTCAGATTCCACTTAGACCAACTGCATCATCactttgcaaaataaaaaaacagACAGAACTTGCAGAACTAATAAGGCGCGCATCAGCTATAGTATGGGATGAGGCTCCAATGGCAAATCGATACGCTTTTGAATCCGTCAGTAAGAGTTTCCAAGATATTATGGAAAATCAAATAGCATTTGGAGGGAAGACAATGGTTTTTGGTGGCGATTTTCGACAAGTGTTACCAGTTGTTAAACGAGGAACAAAGGCAGAACAAATTGCTGCAAGTATTTCAAGGTCAACATTCTGGCATCGCGTAAAGATAATACACCTTCAACAAAATATGAGATCTGCTCAAGATATTGAGTTCTCACAATTTCTCTTGCGCATAGGTGATGGATTGCAACAAACTGTGAATCATGATTTCATAAAATTACCAGATTCAATTATCATACCATGGGAAGgtgaacaatcaattcagatgttGATTGATTCTGTTTTTCCTAATATGACAAATCATGTTAATGATGAAAACTATATGGTCAATAGAGCCATCATCACACCAAAAAATGTTGATGTCGACAATATTAATCAAATGCTCATTCTCAAGTTTCCTGGACAGGAAAAAGAGTATACATCTTGGGATAGTGTCGAAGACTGA